The Tenrec ecaudatus isolate mTenEca1 chromosome 7, mTenEca1.hap1, whole genome shotgun sequence genome window below encodes:
- the LOC142452703 gene encoding trace amine-associated receptor 6-like encodes MSLQVSSTISSSSESPPSPLELCYENMNRSCVKSPYSPGPRVLLYVVFGFGAVLAVFGNLLVIISVLHFKQLHSPTNFLIASLACADFLVGVTVMPFSMVRSVESCWYFGDSFCTFHTCCDGAFCYSSIFHLCFISIDRYIAVTDPLVYPTKFTVSVSVMCISISWILPVVYIGALFYTGANDDGLEELARDLYCIGRCQFVLNQYWILTDFLLFFLPTLVMITLYSKIFLVARKQAQKVEASVSNSESSSESYKARVAKRERKAAKTLGVTVVAFLISWLPYFTDSFFDSYLGIMTPSFVYEILVWFGYYNSALNPLIYAVFYPWFRRAIKLILTGKVLKDSSSTINLFSKEA; translated from the coding sequence ATGTCTCTCCAGGTAAGCAGcaccatcagcagcagcagtgagTCCCCGCCTTCCCCCTTGGAGCTCTGCTATGAGAACATGAACAGATCCTGTGTCAAGTCTCCCTACTCACCAGGACCCCGCGTGCTTCTGTATGTGGTGTTTGGCTTTGGAGCTGTGCTCGCAGTGTTTGGAAACCTGCTGGTGATCATTTCCGTCCTACATTTCAAGCAGCTGCATTCTCCaaccaatttcctcattgcctccctggcctgtgctgacTTCTTGGTGGGTGTGACCGTGATGCCCTTCAGCATGGTCAGGTCCGTGGAGAGCTGCTGGTACTTCGGGGACAGCTTTTGTACCTtccacacatgctgtgatggGGCATTTTGCTACTCTTCTATTTTCCACCTGTGCTTCATCTCCATCGACAGGTACATCGCTGTCACTGACCCTCTGGTCTATCCGACCAAGTTCACTGTGTCTGTGTCAGTAATGTGCATCAGCATTTCCTGGATCCTGCCTGTTGTGTACATTGGTGCCCTGTTCTACACAGGAGCCAACGATGATGGGTTAGAGGAATTAGCCCGTGACCTCTACTGCATAGGTCGTTGTCAATTTGTTTTAAATCAATATTGGATTTTGAcagattttctgttatttttcctACCTACCCTTGTTATGATCACTCTCTACAGTAAGATTTTTCTGGTGGCGAGAAAACAGGCTCAAAAGGTTGAAGCCTCTGTTAGCAATTCAGAATCATCATCTGAATCTTACAAAGCCAGAgtggccaagagagagagaaaagcagcTAAGACCCTGGGGGTCACAGTGGTGGCATTTTTGATTTCATGGCTACCGTATTTTACTGACTCCTTTTTTGATTCTTATTTGGGTATTATGACCCCTTCTTTTGTCTATGAAATATTAGTCTGGTTTGGTTATTATAACTCTGCTCTAAATCCTTTGATATATGCTGTATTTTACCCTTGGTTTAGGAGAGCAATAAAACTCATTTTAACAGGTAAAGTATTAAAAGATAGTTCTTCCACCATCAATTTATTTTCCAAAGAAGCCTAA
- the LOC142452338 gene encoding trace amine-associated receptor 6-like, with protein MSLQVSNTISSSSESPPLPLELCYENMNGSCVKSPYSPGPRVLLYMVFGFGAVLAVFGNMLVIISVLHFKQLHSPTNFLIASLACADFLVGVTVMPFSMVRSVESCWYFGDSFCTLHSCFDMSFCYSSLFHLCFISIDRYIAVTDPLVYPTKFTVSVSGMCISISWILPVVYSGVLFYTGANDDGLEELSRDLYCIGHCQLVLNQDWVLTDFLFFFTPTLVMITLYSKIFLVARKQAQKVEATVSNSESSSEIYKTRVAKRERKAAKTLGITVVAFMISWLPFMIDSIFDAYLGIMTPSFVYEILVWFAYYNSSLNPLIYAVFYPWFRRAIKLILTSKVLKDSSSTINLFSKEG; from the coding sequence ATGTCTCTCCAGGTAAGCAAcaccatcagcagcagcagtgagTCCCCGCCTCTCCCATTGGAGCTCTGCTATGAGAACATGAACGGATCCTGTGTCAAGTCTCCCTACTCACCGGGACCCCGCGTGCTTCTTTACATGGTGTTTGGCTTTGGGGCTGTGCTCGCAGTGTTTGGAAACATGCTGGTGATCATTTCAGTACTGCATTTCAAGCAGCTGCATTCTCCaaccaatttcctcattgcctccctggcctgtgctgacTTTTTAGTGGGAGTGACCGTGATGCCCTTCAGCATGGTCAGGTCTGTGGAGAGCTGCTGGTACTTCGGGGACAGCTTTTGTACCCTTCACAGCTGCTTTGatatgtcattttgctactcttctcTCTTCCACTTGTGCTTCATCTCCATCGACAGGTACATCGCTGTTACTGACCCTCTGGTCTATCCGACCAAGTTCACTGTGTCTGTGTCAGGAATGTGCATCAGCATCTCCTGGATCCTGCCCGTTGTGTACAGTGGTGTCCTGTTCTACACAGGAGCCAATGATGATGGGTTAGAGGAATTATCCCGTGACCTCTACTGCATAGGTCATTGTCAACTTGTTTTAAATCAAGATTGGGTTTTGACCGATTTCCTGTTCTTTTTCACACCTACACTTGTTATGATCACTCTCTACAGTAAGATTTTTCTTGTGGCGAGAAAACAGGCTCAAAAGGTTGAAGCCACTGTTAGCAATTCAGAATCCTCATCGGAAATTTACAAAACCAGAgtggccaagagagagagaaaagcagcTAAGACCCTGGGGATCACCGTGGTGGCATTTATGATTTCATGGCTACCATTTATGATTGACTCAATTTTTGATGCTTATTTGGGTATTATGACCCCTTCTTTTGTCTATGAAATATTAGTCTGGTTTGCTTATTATAACTCATCTCTAAATCCTTTGATATATGCTGTATTTTACCCTTGGTTTAGGAGAGCGATAAAACTCATTTTAACAAGTAAAGTATTAAAAGATAGTTCTTCCACCATCAATTTATTTTCCAAAGAAGGCTAA